ataaatgcagcatttgtAACATGGACATGCAATGAATATGTCAAGTTACATTAATACTTGAGTATATCACGTGGTCTTCTCCATTAGCTttctgaaagaaaacaaaaacacgaacagaaattaaaatgtcatattaaaacattgtgtgtgtgtgtgtgtgtatatataattctTTTTTACTCTAAATGCAGTATAAATCTAAATGTGTCGCAAAAACAATGGTTGAATAAAAAGACAATTACAAGCACAGGACATGATAGCAGTAAACATGATAACCTGTTTAAAAAGACTTTCTTAAGTAACTAATAAATTCTACCAAAAGGGGGTGTCTTCAAACATAGAATCACTTTTGgtttttgaatgattttttgGGAATTTTGGGGGGCCTATCAACaacactttcattttttgtCTGTTCATTGTTAATCACCGCTGGAGCTGCAAAATGTCAGCTGGTGGTTCCAGCACGGTTTTTCTTGCATTTAATAAAGCTGCCATTGAATCATCCATCCAGGGTTGATAATCCACGCTTTTGTGATTTGATGACTTACACAATGCATCACTGTCTGACTCTGTTAAAAAACTGTGGCTTTTCAGATATGTAATCATGGTTTACTGTAAGCTCAAAACATTCACCCTCCCTAAACCCTACTGGGCCTAAGAAATGAGAGCACATGTTTTTATGTTGAATTTCAAGTTTCTAAACTTGTCTGATATGGTACTGTGCCTTGGGGATGCTACTGTGTAGATTTGAAACTTAAGCCTGAGAAGTGCAAGCAAAACAGACATTAAGCAAAATAGAGCGCTTTAATTTGCTTAAAAATATCTTGCTTGTCTAAGGCCACATTATGCAAATAAAAAGTATGAACGCTTACATCAGCACAGGATGACACAGCTACTGCTTTGACACATAAGCGCAAACGGCTCTTTTCTGAGCGTCTGTGGTAAAAGCTGAGGTTTCTGCACACAGATATACAGTGTCTTACCGTACTGTGAACACTGCGAGCACGAAATGTTGTTTCGGTATAACATACCTCTTCCTCACAAGTCGGgactgttttaataataatgataatattttcactatataatatttttaaactaCAAATTTGTCTGAAACAGTGTTATAACAGATTTTTAAAACAGATAGTGGCACATTTTTTGAACAATTAATTTAACTTATTTTTGAAAATCGAATGTTCATATCATTGATGAAAAAAGTACTTGCCATTTTGTGGTTGTTCTTGTTTGCTCTTCCTTCTGAAAAAGATTATTGCCGGCACAGCTAATACAGCCAGTATCACTAAACTAACTAATATTCCCACCCAATGTGATGACTTCAGTTCTGTAATGAACAAACACATAAcagtaataattataaatgagTCCTGCAGTGTTTGATTGCAAACAAAACATTGTTGAATGCTGTAGAGCTTCTCACTTAATATATCTCTGTTGGAAATCTGTTTTAAACTAAATCTACAATCAATAATTACATAATAATATCACAGCTGCCGTACCTGAACATGTTTGAGTCTGACAGAGTCGAGTGACATTGAGATGTTTGGTCTGGTTGCTGATAggattgttcagcacacagctgtaggtgttGTTATCCTGATTttccacctccagaggtagagagagactgatgctgagatcagacacactgatgctggacaataaactgtttcctttgtaccaggagagagtcacatgactcacattcacagctgaacacaccaGTGAACATCTGGACACTGATGAtcttgatgatgatgatgatgaacagTTTGAAGAGTCTCTGATGACAGGAATGGGTAGATGAGCtgaaaaacatggaaaatggtTCAGTCAGGAGCAGCAtgtacatttaatatatatatccgcaatcacaaaacataaaaagcaGTTTATTTCCAACCCTCAATCCCCCTTTTAACAACCCACTATCTTCATTTAATGATCGCAGAAGACTTAATTGTACTCACCATAGACATTAACACTGAAACTCCTGTAGGAGCTACTTCTGCTGAAGATGCTCAGTTTATAAAGTCCAGAGTCTGTGGTTCTGATGTTtctgatggtcagagatccagacTGTGTGTCCATTCTCAGTCTGTCTCCAAACATTACACTACTGTCATACATATCAATGCTCTGCTTATGGATTTCAGCTATACGAATGTCTGAACTGTTAAGTCTATAAACCCACAGTATATGATCTTTACTCTGTATTTCAGTAACATCAGTGTTTAGAGTGACAGAATCTCCTTCAGTCACTGACACTGACTTCACTTCATCTGTTTCAcctgaaacacaaacaaacttttttttacttcatgtattttttagttttagagACAATTACAAGGCAAAGTCAACGATTGCAGAGTTTATTAACTCAAACACATGGATAATATAAAATACCATTATACAAAACATGTTGGTTTaaaattttaacataatttctccATAAACTGAACTCGGTCAGTTGTTTACTCTTTCACACATTATGTCTTCCAGATGTTGAGCTTCAAGGCTGAATTACATATTCAAACATGTCGACACAAGCATGCTTTCCCCCTGATTTCGCATTTCCTCCATAATTACTAAAAGATAACACGGCTACTTTTGGGAGTGAAACCACATTTAATAAAAGTGATAAACACTTACCACGTGAGAACCAAATCCACAGGCAGAAGAAAAAAGATTTATGAATCATATTCACAGTTCAATAAATATCCGATCAAAAAACTCATGATTTAGTAGAGCGCGTttgtttgatgaaatccaaaaacgcgttttttttaaactatgaaAATCGAAGTAAAAACAAAGATCATCTTGAAGAATTAACTTAACAGGCCTAAAAGCGGATAATACCGTATGCTTCACTTCACAACTTGGGATACACAAAGCCCGTT
The nucleotide sequence above comes from Chanodichthys erythropterus isolate Z2021 chromosome 10, ASM2448905v1, whole genome shotgun sequence. Encoded proteins:
- the LOC137027891 gene encoding CD48 antigen-like isoform X2, giving the protein MIHKSFFFCLWIWFSRGETDEVKSVSVTEGDSVTLNTDVTEIQSKDHILWVYRLNSSDIRIAEIHKQSIDMYDSSVMFGDRLRMDTQSGSLTIRNIRTTDSGLYKLSIFSRSSSYRSFSVNVYAHLPIPVIRDSSNCSSSSSSRSSVSRCSLVCSAVNVSHVTLSWYKGNSLLSSISVSDLSISLSLPLEVENQDNNTYSCVLNNPISNQTKHLNVTRLCQTQTCSELKSSHWVGILVSLVILAVLAVPAIIFFRRKSKQEQPQNVPTCEEEVCYTETTFRARSVHSTVRHCISVCRNLSFYHRRSEKSRLRLCVKAVAVSSCADKANGEDHVIYSSINVT
- the LOC137027891 gene encoding natural killer cell receptor 2B4-like isoform X4 gives rise to the protein MIHKSFFFCLWIWFSRGETDEVKSVSVTEGDSVTLNTDVTEIQSKDHILWVYRLNSSDIRIAEIHKQSIDMYDSSVMFGDRLRMDTQSGSLTIRNIRTTDSGLYKLSIFSRSSSYRSFSVNVYAHLPIPVIRDSSNCSSSSSSRSSVSRCSLVCSAVNVSHVTLSWYKGNSLLSSISVSDLSISLSLPLEVENQDNNTYSCVLNNPISNQTKHLNVTRLCQTQTCSELKSSHWVGILVSLVILAVLAVPAIIFFRRKSKQEQPQNVPTCEEEKANGEDHVIYSSINVT
- the LOC137027891 gene encoding CD48 antigen-like isoform X3, with product MIHKSFFFCLWIWFSRGETDEVKSVSVTEGDSVTLNTDVTEIQSKDHILWVYRLNSSDIRIAEIHKQSIDMYDSSVMFGDRLRMDTQSGSLTIRNIRTTDSGLYKLSIFSRSSSYRSFSVNVYAHLPIPVIRDSSNCSSSSSSRSSVSRCSLVCSAVNVSHVTLSWYKGNSLLSSISVSDLSISLSLPLEVENQDNNTYSCVLNNPISNQTKHLNVTRLCQTQTCSELKSSHWVGILVSLVILAVLAVPAIIFFRRKSKQEQPQNVPTCEEEVCYTETTFRARSVHSTKANGEDHVIYSSINVT
- the LOC137027891 gene encoding natural killer cell receptor 2B4-like isoform X5, translated to MIHKSFFFCLWIWFSRGETDEVKSVSVTEGDSVTLNTDVTEIQSKDHILWVYRLNSSDIRIAEIHKQSIDMYDSSVMFGDRLRMDTQSGSLTIRNIRTTDSGLYKLSIFSRSSSYRSFSVNVYAHLPIPVIRDSSNCSSSSSSRSSVSRCSLVCSAVNVSHVTLSWYKGNSLLSSISVSDLSISLSLPLEVENQDNNTYSCVLNNPISNQTKHLNVTRLCQTQTCSELKSSHWVGILVSLVILAVLAVPAIIFFRRKSKQEQPQNES
- the LOC137027891 gene encoding CD48 antigen-like isoform X1; protein product: MIHKSFFFCLWIWFSRGETDEVKSVSVTEGDSVTLNTDVTEIQSKDHILWVYRLNSSDIRIAEIHKQSIDMYDSSVMFGDRLRMDTQSGSLTIRNIRTTDSGLYKLSIFSRSSSYRSFSVNVYAHLPIPVIRDSSNCSSSSSSRSSVSRCSLVCSAVNVSHVTLSWYKGNSLLSSISVSDLSISLSLPLEVENQDNNTYSCVLNNPISNQTKHLNVTRLCQTQTCSELKSSHWVGILVSLVILAVLAVPAIIFFRRKSKQEQPQNVPTCEEEVCYTETTFRARSVHSTVRHCISVCRNLSFYHRRSEKSRLRLCVKAVAVSSCADVSVHTFYLHNVALDKQDIFKQIKALYFA